One part of the Amyelois transitella isolate CPQ chromosome 10, ilAmyTran1.1, whole genome shotgun sequence genome encodes these proteins:
- the LOC106132393 gene encoding uncharacterized protein LOC106132393 has translation MWDEDDVLLISAAFVVIAGSLLRKPRRFWVRRGLQNRDNEDFLNRLQEDDCDVLNLEYRSNGGFKDFFKMSSSDFELLLQLIGPSINKNDTKWRTALTAKEKLGVTLRYYVSGDSFGSLMQTFKISQQSVSEIVPVVSQALITELKSFMQMPNTEEKWKNIAKGFNDKWNFPNCLGALDGKHVRIEAPFHSGTDYYNFKEYFSIVLMALVDSDYNILYANVGCQGRISDGGVFSNTILDNIETLNVPEDSELPGRPCRTPYVIITDNAFPLTERFIKPYTSLGKKGSKIRIFNYRLSRARRMVESTFGILSKVYGCFRRPFKLQPSKVTKVVMALLHLHNFLRRNDESRHLYEYYAFQGDRRNATNDVGINVGEAEETNAENANIEPIMLYNFSPGEIVRDEFAEYFCSHQGKVPWQNKY, from the exons ATGTGGGACGAAGACGACGTGTTGTTAATTTCCGCAGCTTTTGTCGTTATTGCCGGCTCTTTACTACGAAAACCTCGAAGATTCTGGGTGCGAAGAGGCCTTCAAAATCGTGACAATGAAGATTTTCTTAATAGATTACAAGAAGATGACTGTGATGTGTTAAACTTAGAATACAGAAGCAACGGTGgattcaaagatttttttaaaatgtcaagTAGTGATTTTGAATTACTTCTTCAACTGATTGGACCatcaattaacaaaaatgataCAAAATGGAGAACTGCTTTAACTGCAAAAGAAAAACTCGGAGTTACTTTAAGATATTATGTATCTGGAGACTCATTTGGAAGTTTAATGCAGACATTCAAAATTTCACAGCAAAGTGTTTCTGAAATAGTACCTGTAGTAAGTCAAGCTTTAATCACAGAGTTGAAGAGCTTTATGCAG ATGCCAAATACCGAAGAAAAGTGGAAAAATATAGCAAAGGGTTTTAACGATAAATGGAACTTTCCGAATTGTCTCGGTGCGTTAGATGGGAAACATGTGCGAATTGAAGCACCATTTCACAGTGGCACTGATTACTACAATTTTAAAGAATACTTTAGTATTGTGTTAATGGCACTTGTAGATTCTGATTATAATATCCTGTATGCTAATGTTGGATGCCAAGGTCGAATATCAGACGGCGGAGTTTTTTCAAATACTATATTGGACAATATAGAAACATTGAATGTGCCAGAAGACAGTGAGCTTCCTGGGAGACCGTGCCGGACACCATACGTAATTATAACTGATAATGCATTTCCTTTAACAGAAAGATTTATTAAACCATACACATCTTTAGGGAAAAAGGGATCGAAAATTAGAATTTTCAATTATCGTTTGAGTCGAGCACGTCGGATGGTTGAAAGTACTTTCGGAATTTTAAGTAAAGTGTATGGGTGCTTTCGAAGACCGTTCAAATTACAACCTAGCAAAGTAACAAAGGTTGTGATGGCATTATTACATCTACACAATTTTCTCCGAAGAAATGATGAATCGAGGCATTTATACGAATACTACGCGTTTCAAGGTGATAGAAGAAATGCCACAAATGACGTGGGAATAAACGTAGGAGAGGCTGAAGAAACTAACGCTGAAAATGCAAATATTGAACCAATAATGCTGTACAATTTTTCGCCCGGTGAAATTGTCAGGGATGAATTTGCTGAGTATTTCTGCTCGCATCAAGGAAAAGTTCCTTggcaaaataagtattaa